Proteins from a genomic interval of Haloplasma contractile SSD-17B:
- the sigK gene encoding RNA polymerase sporulation sigma factor SigK codes for MLEVIIASLLKLLPFIGSVRSKTFPETLTSDQERELLNRMYSGDFDARNLLIEHNLRLVAHIVKKYENTSEDKEDLLSIGTIGLIKAIDSYNDKKGTKLATYAARCIENEILMQLRMNKKNRNVTSLHDPIGFDKEGNKITLIDILKDDNKSVEERVLFGEKVEKLNEILPELTERELQIITRRFGLANRPPETQREIAESLNISRSYVSRIEKRALMKLYRMLSSR; via the coding sequence AAGTTATTATAGCTAGTTTATTAAAGTTATTACCTTTCATCGGTTCAGTACGTTCAAAAACATTTCCTGAAACACTTACAAGTGATCAAGAAAGAGAACTACTAAACCGGATGTATTCGGGCGACTTTGATGCTCGTAATTTATTGATCGAGCACAACCTTCGACTTGTTGCCCATATTGTAAAAAAATATGAAAATACATCGGAGGATAAAGAAGACTTATTGTCAATCGGTACCATTGGATTAATAAAGGCCATTGACTCGTATAACGATAAAAAAGGTACAAAACTAGCAACTTATGCAGCTAGATGTATTGAAAACGAAATATTAATGCAATTAAGAATGAACAAGAAAAACAGAAATGTTACCTCACTTCATGACCCTATTGGGTTTGACAAAGAAGGAAATAAGATTACTTTAATTGATATTTTAAAAGATGATAATAAATCAGTTGAAGAACGTGTTCTTTTTGGGGAAAAAGTTGAAAAGTTAAATGAAATACTCCCCGAATTAACAGAACGTGAATTACAAATCATTACAAGACGTTTTGGTCTCGCAAATCGACCACCAGAAACACAGCGTGAGATTGCCGAATCTCTTAATATTTCTCGTAGTTATGTATCCCGCATTGAAAAAAGAGCATTAATGAAGTTATATCGCATGTTATCTTCACGTTAA
- a CDS encoding helix-turn-helix transcriptional regulator, with protein MNKTALSIMMVVYLYNRDLVKKSELAEYLEVSERKIIDLRTELEVAGIDIETIPGKNGGYRLNSKSTVLSALSLSDEEFNALFMAREQLKSDNFIYQKTLNQLIEKVEATHHAKDSHTNYQFIKSLKRNRMITKEKEWFKRIKKAIDEQNKVIIYYKNSKAEIKKYYANPYDLFYYKGFWYMISYNAKYNKGYNYKLVRIQDIEILSQQFERHANFKLQNFVGETSIFSDEEYQIKLHIEPPLSVIVSEMVIAKNQEILELEDGSIIFDGKMEGKLEIISWLLSLGSSVNVLEPQVIKRAYESEVKRLIDKYTTH; from the coding sequence ATGAATAAAACAGCACTAAGTATCATGATGGTAGTTTACTTATACAATCGAGATTTAGTAAAAAAAAGTGAATTAGCAGAATATCTAGAAGTTAGTGAACGTAAAATTATTGACCTTAGAACTGAACTTGAGGTAGCAGGTATTGACATTGAAACGATCCCCGGAAAAAACGGCGGTTATAGACTGAATAGCAAGAGTACTGTTTTATCTGCACTAAGTTTAAGTGATGAGGAATTTAATGCATTATTTATGGCTAGAGAACAATTGAAGAGTGATAATTTCATCTATCAAAAAACATTAAATCAACTTATAGAAAAAGTGGAAGCCACGCATCACGCAAAAGACTCCCACACGAATTATCAATTTATTAAATCACTAAAGCGAAATCGGATGATTACAAAGGAAAAAGAATGGTTTAAACGGATTAAAAAGGCAATCGATGAGCAAAATAAAGTTATCATCTATTATAAAAATAGTAAGGCAGAAATTAAGAAGTATTATGCAAATCCCTATGATTTATTTTACTACAAGGGATTTTGGTATATGATTTCTTACAACGCAAAATATAATAAAGGTTACAACTATAAATTAGTAAGAATACAAGATATAGAGATTTTAAGTCAACAATTTGAACGACATGCCAACTTTAAACTGCAAAATTTCGTTGGTGAGACTTCTATATTTAGTGATGAAGAATACCAGATTAAACTTCATATAGAACCTCCACTGTCAGTTATTGTATCTGAGATGGTAATTGCAAAGAATCAAGAAATCTTAGAACTAGAAGATGGTTCAATTATATTTGATGGTAAAATGGAAGGTAAACTTGAAATTATATCATGGCTCCTAAGTCTTGGATCTAGCGTTAATGTATTAGAACCACAAGTTATAAAACGGGCTTATGAAAGTGAAGTCAAACGATTAATTGATAAGTATACGACGCATTAA
- the mtnN gene encoding 5'-methylthioadenosine/S-adenosylhomocysteine nucleosidase: protein MIGIIGAMDQEVSVLRDKMENMTKKVIKAIEFYSGAINGKSVVLLKSGIGKVNASVATTILFEHYDIDLVINIGSAGGLKSEAMIGDIVISTEVAHHDVDVTVFNYEYGQVPHMPLFYKSEERLVELMEDILDGEGFNYHKGLIVSGDSFMNTERQLVNIRTHFRNVVAVEMEASAIAQVCHIYDQPFIILRSLSDIAGQESNISFEKYIMKAAENSSIYLEKLLDRL, encoded by the coding sequence ATGATTGGAATAATTGGAGCTATGGACCAAGAGGTCAGTGTTTTACGTGATAAGATGGAAAACATGACTAAAAAAGTTATTAAAGCTATTGAATTTTATTCGGGTGCGATTAATGGTAAATCTGTTGTGTTGTTAAAATCAGGGATTGGTAAGGTCAATGCATCTGTTGCGACCACCATTTTATTTGAGCACTACGATATTGATTTGGTAATTAATATCGGATCTGCTGGTGGTTTAAAATCTGAAGCCATGATCGGTGATATCGTTATCTCAACAGAAGTAGCACATCATGATGTTGATGTAACAGTGTTTAATTATGAGTATGGACAAGTTCCACATATGCCACTGTTTTATAAATCAGAAGAACGATTAGTCGAGTTAATGGAAGATATATTAGACGGTGAAGGATTTAATTATCATAAAGGATTAATCGTGTCAGGCGATTCGTTTATGAATACTGAACGTCAGCTAGTAAATATAAGGACACATTTTAGAAACGTAGTAGCAGTTGAAATGGAAGCAAGTGCTATAGCACAAGTATGTCATATATATGATCAACCATTTATCATATTACGTTCGTTATCAGATATTGCTGGTCAAGAATCAAATATTTCGTTTGAAAAATATATTATGAAGGCTGCAGAGAATTCTTCTATTTATTTAGAAAAATTATTAGACCGATTATAA